Proteins encoded within one genomic window of Deltaproteobacteria bacterium:
- a CDS encoding cytochrome C oxidase subunit IV family protein — MSATADSHDNGEHKHHGLSVGGYSVVFLILIGFTGLTYWTAHQDLGDWNLPVALAIATAKSTIVCLFFMHLWGDTRVNQFILILSVLFVILMCSLTIADVNTRFPLTAPPNSERFKVPANGQLD, encoded by the coding sequence GTGTCCGCGACCGCAGACTCCCACGACAACGGCGAACACAAGCACCACGGGCTCTCCGTGGGCGGCTACTCGGTGGTGTTCCTGATTCTCATCGGGTTCACCGGCCTCACCTACTGGACCGCGCACCAGGATCTGGGCGACTGGAACCTGCCTGTGGCCCTCGCCATCGCCACCGCGAAGAGCACCATCGTGTGCCTCTTCTTCATGCACCTCTGGGGCGACACCCGGGTGAACCAGTTCATCCTCATCCTGTCGGTGCTCTTCGTGATCCTGATGTGCTCGCTCACGATCGCCGACGTGAACACCCGCTTCCCGCTCACGGCGCCGCCCAACTCCGAGCGCTTCAAGGTGCCCGCGAACGGCCAGCTCGACTAG
- a CDS encoding SDR family oxidoreductase — translation MPGHVVITGASRGIGRALALRFAARGNPLVLTARSQAELEALAAEIQQKHGRASVIVASDLGSEQGVADIEKACANLEVQGLVNNAGFGTAGLFANCDRAQERGMIRLNIEALTDLTHALLPKLRGQKDAFIINVASTAAFQPVPLFATYSATKAFVLSLSEALANELAPDGIHVLALCPGVTETGFQARANVTAQGSVATSDQVAEYAMAALDAKKRVAVHGMANALLAWSTRLAPRSVVVAMARKKMEPWFNQR, via the coding sequence ATGCCTGGACACGTGGTCATCACCGGCGCGAGTCGCGGCATTGGTCGCGCGCTGGCCCTGCGCTTCGCGGCGCGCGGAAATCCGCTCGTGCTCACCGCGCGCAGCCAGGCCGAGCTCGAGGCGCTCGCCGCAGAGATCCAGCAGAAGCACGGCCGGGCGTCGGTGATCGTCGCGTCGGATCTGGGCAGCGAGCAGGGCGTGGCCGACATCGAGAAGGCGTGCGCGAACCTCGAGGTCCAGGGCCTGGTGAACAACGCCGGCTTCGGCACCGCGGGGCTCTTCGCCAACTGCGACCGCGCGCAAGAGCGCGGCATGATCCGCCTGAACATCGAGGCCCTCACCGACCTCACCCACGCGCTGCTCCCCAAGCTCCGCGGCCAGAAGGACGCGTTCATCATCAACGTGGCCTCGACGGCCGCGTTCCAGCCGGTGCCGCTCTTCGCCACCTACTCGGCGACCAAGGCGTTCGTGCTCTCGCTCTCTGAGGCGCTGGCCAACGAGCTCGCGCCGGACGGGATCCACGTGCTCGCGCTCTGTCCGGGCGTGACGGAGACCGGCTTCCAGGCGCGCGCGAACGTGACGGCGCAGGGGAGCGTGGCCACCTCGGATCAAGTCGCCGAGTACGCCATGGCCGCGCTCGATGCGAAGAAGCGCGTGGCCGTCCACGGGATGGCGAACGCGCTGCTGGCGTGGAGCACCCGGCTCGCGCCGCGGTCGGTGGTGGTGGCCATGGCCCGCAAGAAGATGGAGCCGTGGTTCAACCAGCGTTGA
- a CDS encoding EI24 domain-containing protein: MSEARPVPAGLPKRLGHGLGLPFRALGHLASTPSLWPLAAAPALLAGAGLALGMIFGWGASHALLAHLWAEPGTTLAHRAWEAVHVTLFATLVLLAALIPPMVLAAPFLDLLSTLVEAGVLGTTEEPWTLRRFARGTLTSVVNALARLLRFGIVQALLFLLGFIPPLAPVIPILSFVWSAIWLSEQALDQTAARHLFTWRDTRDAVRSVRPTGFGMGLVLGGVFLVPLANLFLVPLATVSGALLYGDLVASGRFNRSARSPPAAP; encoded by the coding sequence GTGAGCGAAGCGCGGCCCGTTCCTGCAGGGCTGCCCAAGCGGCTCGGGCATGGGCTGGGGTTGCCGTTCCGCGCGCTCGGACACCTGGCCTCGACCCCTTCGCTCTGGCCGCTCGCGGCAGCGCCGGCGCTGCTTGCGGGCGCGGGGCTCGCGCTGGGGATGATCTTCGGCTGGGGCGCGTCGCACGCACTGCTGGCGCATCTCTGGGCTGAGCCCGGGACGACGCTCGCACACCGCGCGTGGGAGGCGGTGCACGTCACGCTGTTCGCGACGCTGGTGCTGCTGGCCGCGCTGATCCCGCCGATGGTGCTGGCCGCGCCGTTTCTGGATCTGCTGAGCACGCTCGTCGAAGCGGGCGTGCTGGGCACGACGGAGGAGCCGTGGACGCTGCGTCGCTTCGCGCGAGGGACTCTCACCAGCGTGGTGAACGCGCTCGCGCGGCTGCTGCGCTTCGGGATCGTGCAGGCGCTGCTCTTTCTGCTCGGGTTCATTCCGCCGCTCGCGCCGGTGATTCCGATCTTGTCGTTCGTGTGGAGCGCGATCTGGCTGTCTGAGCAGGCGCTGGATCAGACCGCTGCGCGCCACCTCTTCACCTGGCGCGACACCCGCGACGCCGTGCGCTCCGTGCGTCCGACGGGCTTCGGGATGGGGCTCGTGCTCGGCGGCGTGTTCCTGGTGCCGCTGGCGAACTTGTTCCTGGTGCCGCTGGCGACGGTCTCGGGCGCGCTGCTGTACGGCGACCTGGTTGCCTCGGGGCGCTTCAATCGAAGTGCGCGTTCGCCACCGGCAGCACCTTGA
- a CDS encoding adenosylhomocysteinase: MSVTAMKSKSPSFMNTGLPLVSDLPFKVKDLSEATVRFGRKEIELAEVEMPGLMALRKEFGPQKPLKGARIMGSLHMTVQTAVLIETLVELGADVRWVSCNIFSTQDHAAAAVAIGPKGTVAKPAGVPVFAWKGETLEEYWWCTLQALRWPDGKGPTLIVDDGGDATLLVHKGLEYNQSGKVPAPSTSKVFEEQIILQLLTDVQALDAHYWEPVAKAIRGVSEETTTGVHRLYEMQKKGTLLFPGINVNDSVTKSKFDNLYGCRHSLVDAIMRATDVLLSGKRALVCGFGDVGKGSVQSLKAQSAKVAITEIDPICALQACMQGLDVITVDDAIAQGFDVYVTATGNKDIISAKHMAQMKDKAIVCNIGHFDNEIDMAGLEEMAKRGEVEKIEIKPQVHEWKFKATGKSIIILAEGRLVNLGCATGHPSFVMSNSFSNQVLAQLELHKNAEKLGKTVITLPKHLDEKVASLHLHAFGAKLTQLSKEQAEYIGVGQQGPFKPDTYRY; encoded by the coding sequence ATGAGCGTGACCGCCATGAAGTCCAAGTCCCCCAGCTTCATGAACACCGGGCTGCCGCTGGTCAGCGACCTGCCCTTCAAGGTGAAGGACCTCTCCGAGGCCACCGTTCGCTTTGGCCGCAAGGAGATCGAGCTGGCCGAGGTGGAGATGCCCGGCCTCATGGCGCTCCGCAAGGAGTTCGGCCCCCAGAAGCCGCTCAAGGGCGCGCGCATCATGGGCTCGCTGCACATGACCGTGCAGACGGCCGTGCTCATCGAGACCCTGGTGGAGCTCGGCGCCGACGTGCGCTGGGTGAGCTGCAACATCTTCTCGACCCAGGACCACGCCGCCGCGGCGGTCGCCATCGGCCCCAAGGGCACCGTCGCCAAGCCGGCGGGCGTGCCCGTGTTCGCCTGGAAGGGCGAGACGCTCGAGGAGTACTGGTGGTGCACGCTGCAGGCGCTGCGCTGGCCGGACGGCAAGGGCCCCACGCTCATCGTCGATGACGGCGGCGACGCCACCCTGCTGGTGCACAAGGGCCTCGAGTACAACCAGTCGGGCAAGGTGCCCGCGCCCTCGACCAGCAAGGTCTTCGAGGAGCAGATCATCCTCCAGCTGCTCACCGACGTGCAGGCGCTCGACGCGCACTACTGGGAGCCCGTGGCCAAGGCCATCCGCGGCGTGAGCGAGGAGACGACCACCGGCGTTCACCGCCTCTACGAGATGCAGAAGAAGGGCACGCTGCTCTTCCCCGGAATCAATGTTAACGATTCCGTTACGAAGTCGAAGTTCGACAACCTCTACGGCTGCCGGCACTCGCTCGTGGACGCCATCATGCGCGCCACCGACGTGCTCCTCAGCGGCAAGCGCGCGCTGGTCTGCGGCTTCGGCGACGTGGGCAAGGGCTCGGTGCAGAGCCTCAAGGCCCAGTCGGCCAAGGTGGCCATCACCGAGATCGATCCCATCTGTGCGCTGCAGGCCTGCATGCAGGGGCTCGACGTAATCACCGTCGATGACGCCATCGCCCAGGGCTTCGACGTCTACGTCACCGCCACCGGCAACAAGGACATCATCTCCGCGAAGCACATGGCGCAGATGAAGGACAAGGCCATCGTCTGCAACATCGGCCACTTCGACAACGAGATCGACATGGCCGGTCTCGAGGAGATGGCCAAGCGCGGCGAGGTGGAGAAGATCGAGATCAAGCCGCAGGTGCACGAGTGGAAGTTCAAGGCCACGGGCAAGAGCATCATCATCCTCGCCGAGGGCCGCCTGGTGAACCTGGGCTGCGCCACCGGCCACCCCAGCTTCGTGATGTCGAACTCGTTCAGCAACCAGGTGCTCGCGCAGCTCGAGCTGCACAAGAACGCCGAGAAGCTGGGCAAGACCGTCATCACCCTGCCCAAGCACCTCGACGAGAAGGTGGCCAGCCTCCACCTCCACGCCTTCGGCGCCAAGCTGACCCAGCTCTCCAAGGAGCAGGCCGAGTACATCGGCGTCGGCCAGCAGGGCCCGTTCAAGCCCGACACCTACCGGTATTAA
- a CDS encoding helix-turn-helix transcriptional regulator: MRRVDQSQNVCPIARSLNVFGDGWSLLIIRDAFFGKTRFGEFQESLGVAKNILSARLKMLVDAGILEPVALGDGTGHSEYVLTAKGKALKPVLAAIRDWGNAWCELKGQRKRAAVPRFPSKP; this comes from the coding sequence ATGCGCCGCGTCGACCAGAGCCAGAACGTCTGCCCGATCGCCCGCTCGCTGAACGTCTTCGGCGACGGCTGGTCGCTCCTCATCATTCGCGACGCCTTCTTCGGCAAGACGCGCTTCGGCGAGTTTCAGGAGAGCCTGGGGGTAGCCAAGAATATCCTCTCGGCGCGGCTGAAGATGCTGGTCGACGCCGGGATCCTCGAGCCCGTGGCCTTGGGCGATGGCACGGGGCACAGCGAGTACGTGCTCACCGCGAAGGGCAAGGCGCTCAAGCCCGTGCTCGCCGCGATCCGCGATTGGGGCAACGCGTGGTGCGAGCTCAAGGGCCAGCGCAAGCGCGCTGCTGTCCCCCGCTTCCCAAGCAAGCCCTGA
- a CDS encoding SDR family oxidoreductase, whose translation MKLAGTVAVVTGGSSGIGLATAKVFLAEGARVVITGRDTKKLEAARRELGDGVLAFAADASDLPATQAAFDQVAAKLGGIDVLFANAGIGGQTPLGGTSVEAFEQILRTNVTGVFFTVQAALPYLREGGAVVLNGSVHAVMGMPGYAAYAASKAAVRALARNLASDLAPKKVRVNVVVPGGTRTPIWDRAAPTPEAKQALEARLGKVALLGRMMEAEEIARAVAFLASPDASMITGAELPVDGGTTQATFGAPAFR comes from the coding sequence ATGAAGCTCGCAGGCACGGTGGCGGTGGTGACGGGCGGTTCGAGTGGCATCGGGTTGGCGACGGCCAAGGTGTTCCTGGCCGAGGGCGCGCGGGTGGTCATCACGGGCCGCGACACGAAGAAGCTGGAGGCCGCGCGGCGCGAGCTGGGCGACGGCGTGCTCGCGTTTGCAGCGGACGCGTCGGACCTCCCGGCGACGCAGGCAGCGTTCGACCAGGTGGCGGCGAAGCTCGGCGGCATCGACGTGCTCTTCGCGAATGCGGGCATCGGCGGCCAGACGCCGCTGGGCGGCACGTCGGTCGAGGCCTTCGAGCAGATCCTGCGCACCAACGTGACCGGCGTGTTCTTCACGGTGCAGGCCGCCCTGCCCTACCTGCGCGAAGGCGGCGCGGTGGTCCTGAACGGCTCGGTGCACGCGGTGATGGGCATGCCGGGCTACGCGGCATATGCGGCGAGCAAGGCCGCCGTGCGCGCGCTCGCGCGCAACCTCGCCTCGGACCTCGCGCCCAAGAAGGTCCGCGTGAACGTCGTCGTTCCCGGCGGCACGCGCACGCCCATCTGGGATCGTGCGGCGCCGACGCCCGAAGCAAAGCAGGCGCTCGAAGCGCGCCTGGGCAAGGTCGCGCTGCTGGGCCGGATGATGGAGGCCGAGGAGATCGCGCGCGCGGTGGCGTTCCTGGCATCGCCCGACGCGTCGATGATCACCGGCGCCGAGCTGCCCGTCGACGGCGGGACCACGCAGGCCACCTTCGGCGCTCCGGCTTTCCGCTAG
- a CDS encoding DHA2 family efflux MFS transporter permease subunit yields MSTATPLEATQATQPALRAVTPPSTVLPPRMRLLVTVTLLAATFMEVVDTSIVNVALPSMQGKLGVTLDEASWVSTGYIISNVIVLPLTAWLSDALGRRRFLAACLILFTAASVGCGLSSTLPELVLFRVLQGAGGAAFLSTSQSTMLEIFPTEQRGAAQALFGVGVMMAPTLGPSIGGYLTDHYSWPWIFFVNVPVGIVATGLTLAVVPDSANAGARRAADFLGIGLLAMGLGSLQFVLERGEHYDWWDAPLIRALAASAVLGLALFLAWELHPRNKAPAVDVKLALDRNLALGSLYGALLGFLMYGSIFAVPQLLQSVQAHTAQQTGALLIPGGLATAVGMAVVGRLSGKLDARLLVGLGMLSFGASSCAFATRLTLETPDVDYFAPLILRGLGFGLSFVPLSLIALGTLRPQAVAQGAGLYNLFRQLGGSFGIATLTTLLDRRAHLHAARLADHVGVTDTATQLRLDAIARTLVAHGSNEVSARQGAVQLLAATVRRHAVLSAFIDVFCVLAAAAAVGVVGALLFRKPRNPGAASAAH; encoded by the coding sequence ATGTCCACCGCTACCCCGCTCGAGGCCACGCAGGCGACGCAGCCGGCGCTGAGGGCCGTCACGCCGCCGTCGACGGTGCTGCCGCCGCGGATGCGCTTGTTGGTCACCGTGACGCTGCTCGCGGCCACGTTCATGGAGGTCGTGGACACGTCCATCGTGAACGTGGCCTTGCCGAGCATGCAGGGAAAGCTCGGCGTCACCCTCGACGAGGCGAGCTGGGTGTCCACGGGCTACATCATCTCGAACGTGATCGTGCTGCCGCTCACGGCGTGGCTCTCCGACGCGCTGGGACGGCGGCGCTTCCTGGCCGCGTGCCTCATCCTCTTCACGGCCGCGAGCGTGGGCTGCGGCTTGAGCTCGACGCTCCCCGAGCTGGTGCTCTTCCGCGTGCTGCAGGGCGCGGGCGGGGCGGCGTTCCTCTCGACGTCGCAGTCGACCATGCTCGAAATCTTCCCCACGGAGCAGCGCGGCGCGGCGCAGGCGCTCTTCGGCGTGGGCGTGATGATGGCACCCACGCTCGGGCCGAGCATCGGCGGCTACCTCACCGACCACTACAGCTGGCCGTGGATCTTCTTCGTGAACGTGCCGGTGGGCATCGTCGCCACCGGGCTGACGCTCGCGGTCGTCCCGGACTCCGCGAACGCCGGCGCGCGGCGCGCGGCGGACTTCCTCGGCATCGGGCTGCTCGCAATGGGCCTGGGGAGCTTGCAGTTCGTGCTCGAGCGCGGCGAACACTACGACTGGTGGGACGCGCCGCTCATCCGCGCGCTCGCGGCCTCGGCGGTGCTGGGGCTCGCGCTCTTCCTCGCCTGGGAGCTGCATCCGCGGAACAAGGCCCCCGCGGTGGACGTGAAGCTCGCGCTCGATCGGAACCTGGCCCTTGGTTCGCTCTACGGCGCCTTGCTGGGATTCTTGATGTACGGCTCCATCTTCGCGGTGCCCCAGTTGCTGCAGTCCGTGCAAGCCCACACTGCCCAGCAGACCGGAGCGCTGCTCATTCCGGGCGGCCTCGCGACCGCGGTTGGAATGGCGGTCGTGGGCAGGCTGAGCGGCAAGCTCGACGCGCGCTTGCTGGTTGGGCTGGGAATGCTCTCGTTCGGCGCATCGTCGTGCGCGTTCGCGACGCGGCTCACGCTCGAAACACCCGATGTCGACTACTTCGCGCCGCTCATTTTGCGCGGGCTGGGATTCGGCCTGTCCTTTGTCCCGCTCTCGCTGATCGCGCTGGGGACGCTGAGGCCACAAGCCGTCGCGCAAGGTGCGGGGCTCTACAACCTGTTCCGCCAGCTCGGTGGCTCGTTCGGCATTGCCACGCTGACCACCCTGCTCGACCGGCGCGCGCACCTGCATGCCGCGCGGCTCGCGGATCACGTGGGCGTGACCGACACCGCCACGCAGCTTCGACTCGACGCGATCGCGCGAACCCTCGTGGCACATGGCTCCAACGAGGTCTCGGCTCGGCAAGGCGCGGTGCAGCTCCTCGCCGCGACGGTGCGACGCCACGCCGTCCTCAGTGCGTTCATCGACGTGTTCTGTGTGCTCGCCGCGGCGGCCGCGGTGGGCGTGGTGGGCGCCTTGCTCTTCCGAAAGCCGCGCAATCCAGGTGCCGCGAGCGCCGCCCACTGA
- a CDS encoding acyl-CoA desaturase, translated as MDTGTVRYDLRKSAWFGSITLVALIAGPLTLTPSALALFALASAFTLCAGHSVGIHRGLIHRSYRVPLWLERTLAYLGTLVGLGDPIGLLRMHNTRDAQQNRPACHDYFAHRQVWWRDCFWNLHCRFDFDGNFTPREDARVESDAFYRFLARTWRWQQLPWALAFYALGGVSWLVWGAFVRVAVSTTGHWLVGHVAHRAGEQRFVNAGAAVQGFNSKLFGALSMGEGWHNNHHTHPRSAQMGIEPGQLDLGWLFVRALEKLGLATDVHTANIETRAPAALRVSRPSFAPWPAAPARP; from the coding sequence ATGGATACGGGAACCGTCCGATATGACCTGCGGAAGTCCGCTTGGTTCGGGTCGATCACGCTGGTGGCGCTCATCGCCGGGCCGCTGACGCTGACGCCAAGCGCGCTCGCGCTCTTTGCGCTGGCGTCGGCGTTCACGCTCTGCGCCGGCCACTCGGTCGGCATTCATCGCGGGCTGATTCACCGGAGCTATCGCGTGCCGCTGTGGCTCGAGCGCACGCTCGCGTACCTGGGCACGCTCGTGGGGCTCGGTGATCCCATCGGGCTGCTGCGCATGCACAACACGCGCGACGCGCAGCAGAATCGCCCTGCGTGCCACGACTACTTCGCGCACCGGCAAGTCTGGTGGCGCGACTGCTTCTGGAACCTGCACTGCCGCTTCGACTTCGACGGCAACTTCACTCCGCGTGAAGACGCGCGCGTCGAGAGCGACGCGTTCTATCGCTTCCTCGCGCGCACCTGGCGCTGGCAGCAACTGCCGTGGGCGCTCGCGTTCTATGCGCTCGGCGGTGTGAGCTGGCTGGTCTGGGGCGCGTTCGTGCGCGTGGCCGTGTCGACGACGGGCCACTGGCTCGTCGGCCACGTGGCGCACCGCGCGGGCGAGCAGCGCTTCGTGAACGCGGGCGCGGCGGTGCAAGGCTTCAACTCGAAGCTCTTCGGCGCGCTCAGCATGGGCGAGGGCTGGCACAACAACCACCACACCCATCCGCGCTCGGCGCAGATGGGCATCGAGCCCGGCCAGCTCGACCTCGGCTGGCTCTTCGTTCGCGCGCTGGAGAAGCTCGGCCTGGCCACAGACGTGCACACCGCAAACATCGAGACGCGCGCGCCCGCCGCGCTTCGCGTCAGCCGGCCTTCTTTCGCGCCTTGGCCAGCGGCGCCAGCTCGGCCGTGA
- a CDS encoding AraC family transcriptional regulator, giving the protein MSGNRHLLHSATLPRYLARFKASGGEVNGLLTRYGLPPDAPDLAGIDVPLELFQALADELSLRLSDPLMGLNLAKSIPPAAFGVVELSARSAPSFQAAAQRLVRYIGLLNDFEVFTLESTADGEAAIDHRIPGVPLALGRHGNEQLLALITRVCREIVQKPHWAPKRVSFAHPAPADRKPLEEFFGTTAITFGLGHNALHFGAETLNMPVATANATLLEVLDDQAHRKLGASTGPGDELARVRERIRHDLQDGSPQLERVAQGLKMSARTLQRRLSGLGLSFTGLVEETRRELAEDYLAHSNLALAEVAFVLGYADLATFIRAFKRWTGKTPKIFRAAAAKEKLA; this is encoded by the coding sequence ATGTCGGGGAACCGCCACCTCCTGCACTCCGCGACCCTGCCGCGGTACCTGGCGCGCTTCAAAGCGTCAGGCGGCGAGGTGAACGGCCTCCTCACCCGCTACGGCCTGCCGCCGGACGCGCCGGACCTCGCCGGCATCGACGTTCCGCTCGAGCTCTTCCAGGCCCTCGCTGACGAGCTCTCGCTGCGGCTGAGTGATCCGCTGATGGGCTTGAACCTGGCGAAGTCGATCCCGCCGGCGGCGTTTGGCGTGGTGGAGCTCTCGGCCCGAAGCGCGCCCTCGTTCCAGGCCGCGGCCCAGCGGCTGGTGCGCTACATCGGGCTGCTCAACGACTTCGAGGTCTTCACGCTCGAGTCGACGGCCGATGGCGAAGCGGCCATCGATCATCGAATTCCGGGCGTGCCGCTCGCGCTCGGCCGACACGGCAACGAGCAGCTGCTCGCGCTCATCACGCGCGTGTGTCGCGAGATCGTGCAGAAGCCGCATTGGGCGCCCAAGCGCGTGAGCTTCGCGCACCCGGCGCCCGCGGACCGCAAGCCGCTGGAGGAGTTCTTCGGCACCACGGCCATCACCTTCGGGCTGGGGCACAACGCGCTGCACTTCGGCGCCGAGACGCTGAACATGCCGGTGGCCACGGCGAACGCCACGCTGCTCGAGGTGCTCGACGATCAGGCGCACCGCAAGCTGGGCGCGAGCACGGGTCCGGGCGATGAGCTGGCCCGCGTGCGCGAGCGCATCCGACACGACCTGCAAGACGGCTCGCCGCAGCTGGAGCGCGTGGCCCAGGGCCTGAAGATGAGCGCGCGGACGCTGCAGCGGCGGCTGAGCGGCCTCGGCTTGAGCTTCACCGGCCTGGTGGAAGAGACGCGCCGCGAGCTCGCCGAGGACTACCTCGCGCACTCGAACCTGGCGCTGGCCGAGGTGGCGTTCGTGCTCGGGTACGCCGACCTGGCGACGTTCATCCGGGCCTTCAAGCGCTGGACCGGTAAGACGCCGAAGATCTTCCGCGCGGCCGCCGCGAAGGAGAAGCTCGCGTAG